Proteins encoded within one genomic window of Fragaria vesca subsp. vesca linkage group LG1, FraVesHawaii_1.0, whole genome shotgun sequence:
- the LOC101307619 gene encoding histone acetyltransferase type B catalytic subunit-like, whose translation MGQKKGPPADDTLEPKKRRRVGFSSVDAGVEAKDCIKIFLVSSKEEVDAANSFCLDPVDLNSFFEEDGKIYGYKGLKITIWVSSISFDAYADIAFESTADGGKGITDLKSALEKIFGETLVASKEEFLQTFSTQRNFIRSMISDGEVLQHKASSTSDVEAIRMVVGKSAAGPLYSRLVPLVFLLVDGASAIDVLDPCWELYLLVKKKTDEQGDIYNILLGFTALYRFYHYPDSSRLRLSQILVLPPYQHKGYGRYILEVLNHVAVSEDVYDFTVEEPLDYFQHVRTCVDVLRLQKLDSVRNAVNLAVSNLTRGKLSKKTSIPRLMPATRVIEDVRKSLKINKKQFLQCWEVFIYLGLDPVSKYMEDFVSIVSNRMKEDIIGKESGTGGKQVIEVPSEYIPEMSFVLFKSNAGEATSTVQVDENKPTQAEQLQELVDERVNEIKSIAEKVSQHSTSMVESS comes from the exons ATGGGCCAGAAGAAAGGACCCCCCGCCGACGACACTCTCGAGCCCAAGAAACGCCGCCGCGTCGGCTTCTCCAGCGTCG ATGCTGGAGTGGAGGCCAAGGATTGCATCAAGATTTTTCTGG TTTCTAGCAAAGAAGAGGTGGATGCTGCAAACAGTTTTTGTTTGGATCCGGTTGACTTGAATAGCTTTTTTGAGGAAGATGGGAAGATATATGGTTACAAAGGATTGAAG ATTACCATATGGGTTAGCAGTATATCGTTTGATGCATATGCTGATATTGCATTTGAGAGCACAGCTGAT GGAGGTAAAGGAATCACAGATTTGAAATCAGCTCTTGAG AAAATATTTGGTGAGACCCTTGTTGCCAGTAAAGAGGAGTTCCTTCAGACCTTCTCAACTCAGAGAAATTTCATCAG ATCCATGATCTCAGACGGGGAGGTGTTGCAGCACAAGGCTTCATCTACTTCTGATGTGGAG GCTATCCGCATGGTTGTGGGCAAGTCAGCTGCTGGACCCCTATACAGTCGCTTGGTTCCTCTTGTGTTTCTTCTTGTTGATG GTGCCAGTGCAATTGATGTATTGGATCCATGTTGGGAGTTGTATCTCCTGGTCAAGAAGAAAACAGATGAGCAAGGGGACATCTATAATATATTGCTCGGCTTTACAGCTCTGTATCGTTTTTATCATTATCCAGACAGTTCTCGGTTGCGACTTAGCCAG ATTCTCGTATTGCCTCCTTACCAGCATAAGGGTTATGGACGGTACATTCTAGAGGTTCTCAATCATGTTGCAGTATCTGAAGATGTCTATGACTTCACAGTAGAAGAACCATTGGACTACTTCCAACATGTACGCACTTGTGTTGATGTGCTACGCCTTCAGAAATTAGATTCTGTTCGCAATGCAGTCAATTTGGCTGTTTCAAATCTGACACGAGGAAAACTGTCAAAGAAAACGAGCATCCCTCGACTGATGCCAGCCACAAGAGTCATTGAGGATGTGAGGAAAAGCTTGAAGATCAACAAGAAACAATTTCTGCAATGTTGGGAGGTCTTCATCTATCTTGGCCTCGATCCAGTGAGCAAGTACATGGAGGATTTTGTGAGCATTGTTTCTAATCGCATGAAGGAAGATATCATAGGAAAAGAATCTGGGACTGGTGGGAAGCAAGTAATTGAAGTTCCAAGCGAATACATACCGGAGATGTCATTTGTTCTGTTCAAGTCCAATGCTGGTGAAGCTACTAGTACTGTTCAGGTAGATGAAAACAAGCCGACACAGGCGGAGCAACTTCAGGAGTTAGTTGATGAGAGAGTGAATGAGATCAAATCAATAGCAGAGAAAGTATCTCAGCATAGCACGAGTATGGTCGAGTCATCTTAA